Proteins found in one Chlamydia pneumoniae TW-183 genomic segment:
- a CDS encoding cysteine desulfurase, whose translation MKNLKEDFPIFAAKAKENEPFIYLDSAATTQKPQQVIDAVANFYTSSYATVNRAIYSSSRNVTEAYAAVREKVRKWVSAASDSEIVFTRGTTAGLNLLAISVNDLWIPKGGVVLVSEAEHHANVLSWEIACRRRGSLVKKIRVHDSGLIDLDDLEKLLNEGAQFVSIPHVSNVTGCVQPLQQVAELVHRYDAYLAVDGAQGAPHLPIDVQLWDVDFYVFSSHKIYGPTGIGVLYGKKDLLDQLPPVEGGGDMVAIYDHQNPEYLPAPMKFEAGTPNIAGVLGLGAALDYLDGLSAKFIYDKEIALTTYLHKELLEIPGVEILGPSIEEPRGALIGMTIDGAHPLDLGFLLDLRGIAVRTGHQCAQPAMERWNVGHVLRVSLGIYNDEDDIDQFILVLQDSLDKIRR comes from the coding sequence GTGAAGAATTTAAAAGAAGATTTTCCGATTTTTGCTGCTAAAGCAAAAGAGAACGAGCCTTTTATTTATTTAGATTCAGCTGCAACGACTCAGAAACCTCAACAGGTGATAGATGCCGTTGCTAACTTTTATACTTCTTCATATGCAACTGTAAATCGTGCGATTTATAGTTCCTCTAGGAACGTCACGGAAGCATACGCAGCTGTTCGCGAAAAAGTGCGTAAGTGGGTATCCGCAGCCTCTGATAGTGAAATCGTATTCACCCGTGGGACAACTGCAGGGTTAAATTTATTAGCCATTTCTGTTAATGACCTCTGGATCCCTAAGGGGGGTGTTGTTCTGGTTTCTGAGGCAGAACACCATGCGAATGTTTTATCTTGGGAGATTGCCTGTCGGCGGCGAGGTTCTTTAGTAAAAAAGATCAGAGTTCATGATTCAGGGCTTATAGATCTTGATGATTTGGAAAAGCTTCTAAATGAAGGTGCTCAATTTGTAAGCATTCCTCATGTGAGTAATGTTACGGGTTGTGTCCAACCTCTCCAACAAGTTGCTGAGCTTGTCCACCGCTATGACGCTTACCTTGCTGTTGATGGTGCTCAGGGAGCTCCTCATCTTCCTATAGACGTTCAGCTTTGGGATGTAGATTTCTATGTGTTTTCGTCACATAAGATTTATGGACCCACGGGCATAGGAGTCTTATATGGGAAAAAAGATCTATTAGATCAGTTGCCTCCAGTAGAAGGAGGTGGTGATATGGTTGCTATCTACGATCATCAGAATCCTGAATATCTTCCTGCACCTATGAAATTTGAAGCTGGGACTCCAAATATTGCTGGAGTTTTAGGCTTAGGGGCTGCTTTAGATTATCTCGATGGCTTGTCAGCTAAGTTTATCTACGACAAAGAGATTGCCCTAACTACATATTTACATAAAGAGCTGCTTGAGATTCCAGGTGTAGAGATTCTCGGACCTTCTATAGAGGAACCCAGGGGAGCTCTTATAGGCATGACAATCGATGGAGCCCATCCTTTGGATCTAGGTTTTTTATTAGATCTTAGAGGAATTGCTGTGCGGACGGGTCATCAATGTGCCCAACCTGCTATGGAGCGATGGAATGTGGGTCATGTGTTGA
- the sufD gene encoding Fe-S cluster assembly protein SufD, with amino-acid sequence MLVSIETFSSIASGSPVQKAAEACYTQYSKQPSSKEVLSSFSWIQELSLFPDRYNLATGASELIKQHWLHNNHSLAFECILINGKYEPSLSQLPEGVIVCGIDEARGSLSSFMQGFDVNKHPLAFLNAVCSEDRGVVIYIPEEMQTSDPIFVRHISFPTVSDHDVIFSPRIVVILGQRASAQIQISHDVDLEMVGSSKTIVNGVTELFVGEGADLTVFMVPGYSEEDTLSWSTIATVEKDAICRMTQNLLESCQGFGWFDNTSYIVGKKGHAESLVLVQSPRKTWVNNLMSHDAEETVSRQNIKSILYSGHFLFEGTISISSQGDLSDANQKHDTLLLSSEARVSTFPRLEIETDEVKASHGATVGPLDPQQIFYMRSRGMTEAEAQEKLIHGFLKQGLVSDTFLGSSFQLNQTS; translated from the coding sequence GTGTTAGTTTCAATAGAGACATTTTCTTCTATTGCTTCGGGTTCTCCTGTGCAAAAAGCTGCGGAAGCTTGCTACACTCAATATAGCAAGCAGCCTTCTTCAAAAGAGGTGCTTAGTAGCTTTTCTTGGATTCAGGAGCTTTCTCTTTTTCCTGATCGCTATAATCTTGCGACTGGAGCTTCAGAACTAATTAAGCAACATTGGCTACACAATAACCATTCTTTAGCCTTTGAGTGTATTTTAATTAATGGAAAATACGAACCTTCGTTATCCCAGTTGCCTGAGGGGGTGATTGTCTGTGGTATAGACGAAGCTAGGGGATCATTGTCTTCATTCATGCAAGGGTTTGATGTAAATAAGCATCCCTTAGCATTTTTAAATGCTGTTTGTTCTGAAGATCGGGGTGTAGTGATTTACATTCCTGAAGAGATGCAGACGAGCGATCCTATTTTTGTACGTCATATTAGTTTTCCTACAGTTTCGGATCATGATGTGATTTTCTCTCCTAGGATCGTCGTTATTTTAGGACAACGGGCGTCCGCTCAAATACAAATATCACATGATGTTGATTTAGAGATGGTGGGTTCTAGTAAAACTATAGTCAATGGGGTTACCGAGCTCTTCGTTGGAGAAGGGGCGGATCTTACAGTGTTTATGGTTCCAGGATATTCTGAAGAGGATACCTTGAGTTGGTCCACTATTGCGACGGTTGAGAAAGATGCTATCTGCAGGATGACTCAGAATTTGCTTGAAAGTTGTCAAGGTTTCGGATGGTTTGACAATACGAGCTACATAGTCGGGAAGAAGGGACACGCAGAATCTCTAGTGTTAGTCCAATCGCCAAGAAAAACTTGGGTCAATAATTTAATGTCTCACGATGCTGAAGAGACGGTATCGCGTCAGAACATTAAATCGATTTTATATTCAGGGCATTTTCTATTTGAAGGGACAATTTCTATTTCTTCTCAAGGAGACTTGTCGGATGCGAATCAAAAGCATGATACGTTGTTATTAAGTTCAGAAGCTCGTGTATCTACATTTCCACGTTTAGAGATAGAAACAGACGAGGTGAAGGCATCCCACGGCGCTACAGTAGGACCTTTAGATCCTCAGCAGATCTTTTACATGCGTTCTCGAGGCATGACAGAGGCAGAGGCTCAGGAAAAACTCATACATGGGTTCCTAAAACAAGGATTAGTTTCCGATACGTTTTTGGGATCTTCTTTTCAGCTAAATCAAACCTCCTAG
- the sufC gene encoding Fe-S cluster assembly ATPase SufC codes for MLKIKHLHASCNDVKILDDFNLNIQPGTMHVIMGPNGAGKSTLAKILAGDESVLVSSGEIALQEQNLLSMLPEERSRAGLFVGFQMPPEIPGVNNKMFLRDAYNARRRANQEGDISIDEFNTLLSTVLETYEYNATTDLFLDRNVNEGFSGGERKRNEICQMLVLEPEMVLLDEPDSGLDVDALRLICRVLEKYRELHPTSSLCIVTHNPKLGNLIRPDVVHLLLDGRVALSGDVSLMHELEAKSYQEVTKRVAWR; via the coding sequence ATGTTAAAAATAAAGCACTTACATGCTAGCTGTAATGATGTGAAGATTCTGGATGATTTCAATTTGAATATCCAACCTGGAACTATGCATGTCATTATGGGACCTAATGGGGCAGGAAAATCGACTCTTGCTAAAATTTTAGCGGGAGATGAGAGTGTCTTGGTATCTTCGGGTGAGATTGCATTACAGGAGCAAAATTTGCTTTCTATGTTGCCAGAAGAGCGTTCCCGAGCAGGGCTATTTGTTGGTTTTCAAATGCCTCCAGAGATTCCTGGAGTCAATAACAAGATGTTTTTGCGAGACGCCTATAATGCCCGCCGTCGTGCGAATCAAGAGGGAGATATTTCTATTGATGAGTTTAATACTCTGCTTTCGACTGTATTAGAGACGTATGAGTATAACGCGACTACAGATCTATTTTTAGATAGGAATGTCAACGAGGGTTTTTCTGGAGGAGAAAGAAAGCGCAATGAGATTTGCCAGATGCTAGTTTTAGAACCCGAAATGGTCTTACTGGATGAACCTGATTCTGGTTTGGATGTAGATGCATTACGTTTGATTTGTAGAGTCTTGGAGAAATACCGAGAGTTACATCCTACCAGTTCCTTATGCATTGTGACTCACAACCCCAAATTAGGAAACCTCATTCGCCCTGATGTTGTTCATCTTTTATTAGATGGTCGAGTAGCGCTTTCAGGAGACGTTTCTTTGATGCATGAATTAGAAGCAAAAAGCTACCAAGAGGTGACTAAGCGTGTTGCGTGGAGATAA